One window from the genome of Daphnia pulex isolate KAP4 chromosome 9, ASM2113471v1 encodes:
- the LOC124202049 gene encoding uncharacterized protein LOC124202049, whose translation MADSLVLLLVGIVVLATGISAQTPSCPGSYTSGIDCSCNTQNSGFSIICDADYYYSSTPEVAREALIYYQSYGPVVSFYVYGITTTSFNYVPDNFLAGNQIPNVQFKCSHSYSVMGNLLLFSVNAFTDDSGVCGLTGNVTFSDCNLRQFDTTTLKTCNQLEKLAFIDSHVETLTNIPTFESLKNFTVYSPRQWSGATQRGLSRMTLAPDSSLPQLTYLDLTGNSLKDDSIEFVSQLTVIEELHLEGNNFVAVPNLTDAFYLHTFSMTLNENATDVSVLLPNPKTQLKTLTASFYSSNSRTVNNITTLEGMFVRDTINFQLNMTEFKESVFLEPLQTNRLTINLNPTSRIACGCNISWLIRDNPALLFQVNNGTCTDGRPFQSVPLEEVSCCPTDSLLRQIQQLRKENQELKTRQSNLECALFQLNPQHIETF comes from the exons ATGGCTGATTCCCTTGTGCTTCTTCtt GTAGGAATCGTGGTTTTGGCGACAGGAATCAGTGCCCAAACTCCATCCTGTCCCGGCTCTTATACCAGCGGGATTGATTGCAGCTGCAACACACAGAATTCTGGATTTAGCATTATATGTGAtgctgattattattacagcaGTACTCCAGAAGTAGCAAGGGAAGCCCTTATTTACTATCAGTCGTACGGTCCCGTTGTCTCCTTTTATGTTTATGGCATTACCACAACGTCTTTCAATTACGTCCCGGACAATTTCCTAGCGGGAAATCAAATCCCAAACGTTCAGTTTAAGTGCAGCCACTCTTACTCTGTGATGGGAAATCTGCTACTATTCAGCGTTAACGCATTCACAGATGATTCCGGTGTATGTGGCTTGACGGGCAATGTCACATTCAGCGACTGCAACCTGCGTCAGTTTGACACAACCACCTTAAAAACCTGCAATCAATTGGAAAAACTGGCCTTTATAGACAGTCACGTCGAGACTCTCACCAACATACCCACGTTTGAAAGCTTGAAGAACTTCACCGTTTATTCTCCACGACAATGGAGTGGGGCAACTCAGAGAGGTCTTTCGCGAATGACGTTGGCTCCGGATTCATCGCTTCCGCAATTAACCTATCTGGACCTTACTGGCAATAGTCTCAAAGACGATTCGATTGAATTCGTGTCTCAATTAACTGTTATCGAAGAGCTGCATTTGGAAGGCAACAACTTCGTTGCTGTCCCCAATTTGACTGATGCCTTTTATCTGCACACGTTCTCGATGACGTTGAACGAGAACGCGACGGACGTCTCCGTTCTACTTCCCAATCCGAAGACGCAGTTGAAAACTTTAACCGCcagtttttattcttctaATTCTAGGACCGTGAACAATATTACTACTCTAGAAG gaATGTTTGTTCGTGACACGATTAATTTCCAGTTGAACATGACCGAGTTCAAAGAGAGCGTTTTCTTAGAACCACTTCAAACGAATCGGCTCACCATCAACTTAAATCCAA CTTCAAGAATCGCCTGTGGCTGCAACATTTCGTGGCTCATCCGCGACAACCCGGCACTTTTGTTCCAAGTCAACAACGGAACGTGCACCGATGGACGCCCATTCCAGTCCGTTCCCTTAGAAGAAGTGTCATGCT gTCCAACTGATTCGCTACTCCGTCAAATCCAACAGTtgcgaaaagaaaaccaagaacTGAAGACGAGACAGTCGAATCTCGAATGTGCGCTGTTTCAATTAAATCCTCAACATATAGAAACATTTTAA
- the LOC124202050 gene encoding uncharacterized protein LOC124202050 has translation MAYTSLWLLLVGIIVLASEIDAQTTETQPTTTALYCPNFYTNTIRCNCFTQDSGFRIECDANYYSNTSPEIARDALIYYQSYGPVVSFYVYDISQAYFNYVPDNFLAGYQIPNVHFQCSHSHSTVGNLLLFSINAFTDDSGVCGLTGNVTFRDCNLRQFDTTTLKNCNQLKNLAFMDSHVETLINIPTFERLKNLTVYSPTNWNYATQRGLSRMSLAPGASLPQLSYLDLTGNSLKDDSIEFVVQLTVIEELHLEGNNFVAVPNLTDAFYLHTFSMTLNENATDVSILLPNPKTQLKTLTASFYSSNSRTVNNIITLKGMFVNNVVNFRLNMTEFKENVFLAPLQSNGLTINLNPTSKFACGCNISWLVRDNPALLSYVNNGTCVDGRPFQSVPIEEVACCSNESLLRRLALMQEEIYYLKAIMQSK, from the exons atggctTACACTTCCTTATGGCTTCTTTTG GTAGGAATCATCGTTTTGGCGTCAGAAATAGATGCCCAAACAACAGAGACtcaaccaacaacaactgcgCTATACTGCCCCAACTTTTATACCAACACAATTCGTTGCAACTGCTTCACGCAGGATTCTGGATTTAGAATTGAATGTGATGCgaattattattcaaacacCAGTCCGGAAATAGCAAGGGACGCACTTATTTACTATCAGTCGTATGGCCCCGTTGTCTCCTTTTATGTTTACGACATTTCCCAAGCGTATTTTAACTACGTACCGGACAATTTCCTTGCGGGATATCAAATCCCAAATGTTCATTTTCAGTGTAGCCACTCTCACTCTACTGTTGGAAATCTGCTGCTATTCAGCATCAACGCATTCACAGATGATTCCGGTGTGTGTGGTTTGACGGGCAATGTCACATTCAGAGATTGTAACCTGCGCCAGTTTGACACAACCACTTTGAAAAACTGcaatcaattgaaaaatctCGCCTTTATGGACAGTCACGTCGAGACTCTCATCAACATTCCCACGTTTGAAAGATTGAAGAACTTGACGGTTTATTCTCCAACAAACTGGAATTACGCAACTCAGAGAGGACTTTCCCGGATGTCATTGGCTCCAGGTGCATCACTTCCCCAATTGTCCTATCTGGACCTTACTGGCAATAGTCTCAAAGACGATTCGATTGAATTCGTGGTTCAATTGACGGTTATCGAAGAGTTGCATTTGGAAGGCAACAACTTCGTCGCCGTCCCCAATTTGACTGATGCCTTTTATCTGCACACGTTTTCAATGACGTTGAACGAGAACGCGACGGACGTCTCCATTCTACTTCCCAATCCGAAGACGCAGTTGAAAACTTTAACCGCcagtttttattcttctaATTCTAGGACCGTGAACAATATTATTACTCTAAAAG GAATGTTCGTTAACAACGTCGTTAACTTCAGATTGAACATGACCGAGTTCAAGGAGAACGTTTTCTTAGCTCCACTTCAGTCGAACGGTCTCACCATCAACTTGAATCCAA CTTCAAAATTCGCCTGTGGCTGCAACATTTCGTGGCTCGTACGCGATAATCCAGCACTTTTAAGTTACGTCAACAACGGAACATGTGTCGATGGACGTCCATTCCAGTCCGTTCCCATAGAAGAAGTGGCATGCT GCTCGAATGAATCGCTTCTACGTCGACTTGCTCTTATGCAAGAAGAAATTTACTACCTGAAGGCAATAATGCAGTCGAAATAG
- the LOC124202052 gene encoding uncharacterized oxidoreductase YjmC-like isoform X3: protein MEAWSTCGCLAVFPRLKGIAGNNVDQFRKVSTSREVRATANHDESTSSPVPVAEVKRYATDCMVSVGVKTEHASALADVLVAADYRGHYSHGLNRLEMYVQDISTKICDGNAIPTIEKEKFSTALVNGQNSLGPVVGNFCMNLAIEKAKKHGVGWVTANNSNHYGIAGWYSIMAANQGLMGLSFTSTSPLVAPSRAKNAALGTNPITLAAPALNGDQFVLDMATCTVAVGKIELQRRKGLPIPEGWAIDKEGKITTNADVAMKGCLMPLGGAEQTSGYKGYGLAALVEIFCGISAGATYGPNIRRWMDTKRKANLGQCFIAVDPECFASGFETRLSDLMSHLRHMEPADPTKPVLVAGDPERAHIALVDSEGGIRYHVNQISASASLAQKLNVKPMKHIA, encoded by the exons ATGGAGgcatggagcacttgtggatgcctggccgtatttcccaggcttaaag gtaTAGCTGGTAATAATGTGGACCAGTTTCGAAAAGTATCCACAAGCCGGGAGGTTCGTGCGACGGCAAACCATGATGAATCCACCAGCAGCCCTGTTCCTGTTGCAGAAGTTAAGAGATATGCAACAGATTGTATGGTGAGTGTAGGAGTGAAAACAGAACATGCATCTGCCTTAGCTGACGTACTTGTGGCAGCTGATTATAGGGGTCATTACTCTCATGGATTGAATCGTTTGg aaatgTATGTACAAGATATATCGACTAAAATATGTGATGGCAATGCTATCccaacaattgaaaaagaaaaattttcaacagcCCTTGTAAATGGACAAAATAGTCTTGGCCCCGTAGTTGGTAACTTTTGTATGAATTTGGCTATTGAAAAGGCTAAAAAGCATGGAGTCGGATGGGTAACTGCAAACA ATTCTAACCACTACGGAATTGCGGGCTGGTACAGCATTATGGCAGCAAACCAAGGACTCATG GGTCTCTCTTTCACCAGTACTTCTCCCTTAGTTGCGCCATCCCGtgcaaaaaat GCTGCTCTTGGGACCAATCCTATTACTTTGGCAGCACCAGCTCTTAATGGAGATCAATTTGTTCTTGATATGGCAACTTGCACTGTTGCTGTCGGAAAG ATCGAGTTACAGCGGAGAAAAGGTCTTCCAATTCCAGAAGGATGGGCGATAGACAAAGAAGGAAAGATTACAACCAACGCAGATGTTGCGATGAAAGGTTGCTTGATGCCCCTCGGAGGAGCGGAACAAACTTCCGGTTACAAGGGATACGGGTTAGCTGCTTTGGTTGAGATCTTTTGCGGAATCTCTGCAG GAGCTACTTATGGACCTAACATTAGGAGATGGATGGACACTAAGCGCAAAGCTAATTTGGGCCAATGTTTTATTGCTGTCGACCCAGAGTGCTTcgcttccggttttgaaactAGATTGTCCGATCTAATGTCTCACCTTCGACACATGGAACCG GCTGATCCAACTAAGCCCGTCTTGGTGGCTGGCGATCCAGAACGCGCTCACATTGCATTAGTGGATTCCGAAGGAGGGATCCGCTATCATGTTAATCAAATTTCGGCTTCG GCCAGCCTAGCTCAAAAACTCAACGTTAAGCCGATGAAGCATATCGCATAG
- the LOC124202051 gene encoding uncharacterized protein LOC124202051 has protein sequence MANSLKFILLGYVVMATGVLAQNPTCPSPNPSSYCRCYPESPGFKVECEGDYATPETMKRALTFYQSYGLIVRFNIIRIKQSVFSYVPDDFLAANQISSVNFECNHYHSVNDGLLMMSVNAFKDSFGECGLTGNLTFRDCNLRQFDSAVLNNCNQLKNLAFIDSHVESLIDIPTLKSLNNLTVYSPIQWTNAPQRGLSRLALAPGASLPLVTYLDLSGNSLEDNSIEFVPKQTSIEEMHLEGNNFAAVPNLTDCFNLHTLSMTLNSSSSVSILLPDPRDQVQPLEATFYSTSKTVYDVISLEGMFDYDVINLQLNMTRFEESVFLNPLLYSNLTIDLNRVSRFVCGCEIAWLVRDNPTLLDRVNNGICADGRSFESIPPGELSNCPNEFGHFYPTVNRLQNNMRNFKSLFH, from the exons ATGGCGAATTCCTTAAAATTTATTCTT TTGGGATACGTCGTAATGGCGACAGGAGTCTTGGCCCAAAATCCTACCTGTCCAAGTCCCAATCCCAGCTCATACTGTCGTTGCTATCCAGAAAGCCCTGGATTCAAAGTGGAATGTGAGGGTGACTACGCCACTCCCGAAACAATGAAGAGAGCCCTAACATTCTACCAGTCATACGGTCTCATAGTCAGATTCAACATCATTCGCATCAAGCAATCGGTTTTCAGTTACGTCCCTGACGATTTCCTAGCGGCCAATCAAATCAGCAGCGTCAATTTCGAATGCAATCATTACCACTCGGTCAACGACGGACTGCTAATGATGAGCGTCAATGCCTTCAAAGACAGTTTCGGCGAATGTGGTTTGACGGGAAATTTGACCTTCCGGGACTGCAACCTGCGCCAATTCGATTCGGCTGTTTTGAACAACTGCAACCAGTTGAAAAATCTCGCCTTTATAGACAGTCATGTCGAGAGTCTCATTGACATCCCGACATTGAAGAGCTTGAACAATTTGACAGTTTATTCTCCGATTCAATGGACTAACGCACCGCAAAGAGGTCTTTCACGATTAGCACTGGCTCCAGGTGCGTCGCTTCCCCTTGTCACCTATCTGGACCTTTCCGGAAACAGTCTAGAGGACAACTCTATCGAATTTGTTCCCAAGCAAACATCGATCGAAGAAATGCATTTAGAAGGCAATAATTTCGCCGCAGTTCCTAATTTAACCGATTGCTTTAATTTGCACACGTTGTCCATGACGCTCAACTCAAGTTCGTCCGTTTCGATTCTTTTACCCGATCCGAGAGATCAGGTGCAACCGCTAGAGGCAACGTTTTATTCAACTTCCAAGACTGTTTATGACGTCATTTCTCTAGAAG GAATGTTCGACTATGATGTCATCAACCTTCAATTGAATATGACTAGGTTTGAAGAGAGTGTTTTCCTAAACCCACTCCTCTACAGTAATCTCACTATCGATTTAAACCGAG TTTCCAGATTTGTTTGCGGATGCGAGATTGCATGGCTTGTTCGAGATAATCCCACACTTTTGGATCGAGTGAATAACGGAATTTGCGCCGACGGACGCTCTTTTGAATCGATTCCGCCGGGAGAACTCTCAAATT gTCCAAATGAATTCGGCCACTTTTATCCCACTGTCAATCGTCTCCAAAATAATATGAGAAACTTTAAATCTTTGTTTCATTAA
- the LOC124202045 gene encoding uncharacterized protein LOC124202045 isoform X2 gives MTQTLLLLFLGTFLLTTGVNSQNPTCPTTGNPSSYCRCTPESPGFKIDCDATYEDPESVRSSLMFFQSYGLIVSLAVNGIAQNKFSYVPDDFLVGNQIPSVSFKCNHGFNVNQGILIFSVYAFTDSFGECGLTGDLTFSNCNLRQFDSAVLKNCRQLNKLAFMDSHVESLVDIPTLGSLKNFTVYSPKQWTGATQRGLSRMTLAPGASLPQLTYLDLTGNSLEDDSIEFVSDEKTIEVMHLEGNNFAAVPNLTGSFNLHTFSMALNSSSLLSILLPNPRDQSRSLNASFYSGSKAINEVALLEGMFGNDIINLKLNMTEFKEEVFLGPLSESNGLVVNLSPAARILCGCYIAWLVRDNPSILPQVNNGICTDGRPFESIPLEDFSCCGPESLMRRIGRQQQEIDRLNARINQLTQSGTFSLDQF, from the exons ATGACGCAAACCTTACTCCTCCTATTT CTAGGGACGTTCCTATTGACGACAGGTGTCAACTCGCAAAATCCTACCTGCCCAACCACAGGCAATCCGAGTTCTTATTGCAGATGCACCCCAGAAAGTCCTGGTTTTAAGATTGACTGCGATGCTACCTACGAGGATCCCGAATCAGTTAGAAGCTCGCTGATGTTTTTCCAATCCTACGGTCTCATCGTTAGCTTAGCTGTAAATGGTATCGCACAGAACAAGTTCAGTTATGTGCCAGACGATTTCCTGGTGGGAAATCAAATCCCGAGCGTCAGTTTTAAATGCAATCACGGGTTCAACGTCAATCagggaattttgattttcagcGTCTACGCATTCACCGACAGCTTTGGCGAATGCGGATTGACTGGCGATTTGACATTTTCCAATTGCAATCTCCGCCAATTCGATTCAGCCGTTTTGAAAAACTGCAGGCAATTGAACAAACTGGCCTTTATGGACAGCCACGTCGAGAGCCTCGTCGACATACCGACATTGGGAAGTTTAAAGAATTTCACCGTTTATTCCCCAAAACAATGGACTGGCGCAACTCAGAGAGGTCTTTCACGGATGACATTAGCTCCAGGTGCCTCGCTTCCGCAATTAACTTATTTGGACCTTACTGGCAATAGTCTCGAAGATGATTCGATCGAATTCGTGTCGGACGAAAAGACGATCGAAGTGATGCATTTGGAAGGCAACAACTTTGCCGCTGTCCCCAATTTGACTGGCTCTTTCAACCTGCACACATTTTCAATGGCATTGAATTCAAGCTCGTTGCTTTCTATTCTTCTACCCAATCCGAGAGACCAGTCGCGATCCCTCAACGCGAGTTTTTATTCCGGCTCTAAGGCAATCAATGAAGTAGCTCTTTTAGAAG gaatGTTTGGTAACGATATCATCAACCTTAAATTAAACATGACGGAATTCAAAGAGGAAGTTTTTCTTGGCCCGCTTAGCGAATCGAACGGTCTCGTCGTAAATCTGAGCCCAG CTGCAAGGATCTTATGTGGCTGCTATATTGCATGGCTCGTGCGTGATAATCCATCCATACTGCCTCAAGTTAACAACGGAATTTGCACGGATGGACGTCCCTTCGAATCGATTCCGTTAGAAGATTTCTCGTGTT GTGGGCCAGAGTCCCTGATGAGACGGATTGGCCGTCAGCAACAAGAAATTGATAGACTCAACGCTAGAATAAATCAGCTAACACAGTCAGGAACTTTTTCTCTAGATCAATTTTAA
- the LOC124202045 gene encoding uncharacterized protein LOC124202045 isoform X1, whose product MTQTLLLLFLGTFLLTTGVNSQNPTCPTTGNPSSYCRCTPESPGFKIDCDATYEDPESVRSSLMFFQSYGLIVSLAVNGIAQNKFSYVPDDFLVGNQIPSVSFKCNHGFNVNQGILIFSVYAFTDSFGECGLTGDLTFSNCNLRQFDSAVLKNCRQLNKLAFMDSHVESLVDIPTLGSLKNFTVYSPKQWTGATQRGLSRMTLAPGASLPQLTYLDLTGNSLEDDSIEFVSDEKTIEVMHLEGNNFAAVPNLTGSFNLHTFSMALNSSSLLSILLPNPRDQSRSLNASFYSGSKAINEVALLEGMFGNDIINLKLNMTEFKEEVFLGPLSESNGLVVNLSPGKAKNFILVFQKRIMSINKCSDTRMNPLAARILCGCYIAWLVRDNPSILPQVNNGICTDGRPFESIPLEDFSCCGPESLMRRIGRQQQEIDRLNARINQLTQSGTFSLDQF is encoded by the exons ATGACGCAAACCTTACTCCTCCTATTT CTAGGGACGTTCCTATTGACGACAGGTGTCAACTCGCAAAATCCTACCTGCCCAACCACAGGCAATCCGAGTTCTTATTGCAGATGCACCCCAGAAAGTCCTGGTTTTAAGATTGACTGCGATGCTACCTACGAGGATCCCGAATCAGTTAGAAGCTCGCTGATGTTTTTCCAATCCTACGGTCTCATCGTTAGCTTAGCTGTAAATGGTATCGCACAGAACAAGTTCAGTTATGTGCCAGACGATTTCCTGGTGGGAAATCAAATCCCGAGCGTCAGTTTTAAATGCAATCACGGGTTCAACGTCAATCagggaattttgattttcagcGTCTACGCATTCACCGACAGCTTTGGCGAATGCGGATTGACTGGCGATTTGACATTTTCCAATTGCAATCTCCGCCAATTCGATTCAGCCGTTTTGAAAAACTGCAGGCAATTGAACAAACTGGCCTTTATGGACAGCCACGTCGAGAGCCTCGTCGACATACCGACATTGGGAAGTTTAAAGAATTTCACCGTTTATTCCCCAAAACAATGGACTGGCGCAACTCAGAGAGGTCTTTCACGGATGACATTAGCTCCAGGTGCCTCGCTTCCGCAATTAACTTATTTGGACCTTACTGGCAATAGTCTCGAAGATGATTCGATCGAATTCGTGTCGGACGAAAAGACGATCGAAGTGATGCATTTGGAAGGCAACAACTTTGCCGCTGTCCCCAATTTGACTGGCTCTTTCAACCTGCACACATTTTCAATGGCATTGAATTCAAGCTCGTTGCTTTCTATTCTTCTACCCAATCCGAGAGACCAGTCGCGATCCCTCAACGCGAGTTTTTATTCCGGCTCTAAGGCAATCAATGAAGTAGCTCTTTTAGAAG gaatGTTTGGTAACGATATCATCAACCTTAAATTAAACATGACGGAATTCAAAGAGGAAGTTTTTCTTGGCCCGCTTAGCGAATCGAACGGTCTCGTCGTAAATCTGAGCCCAGGTAAGGCAAAGAATTTCattcttgtttttcaaaagcgGATTATGTCAATAAACAAATGTTCTGATACACGGATGAACCCGTTAGCTGCAAGGATCTTATGTGGCTGCTATATTGCATGGCTCGTGCGTGATAATCCATCCATACTGCCTCAAGTTAACAACGGAATTTGCACGGATGGACGTCCCTTCGAATCGATTCCGTTAGAAGATTTCTCGTGTT GTGGGCCAGAGTCCCTGATGAGACGGATTGGCCGTCAGCAACAAGAAATTGATAGACTCAACGCTAGAATAAATCAGCTAACACAGTCAGGAACTTTTTCTCTAGATCAATTTTAA
- the LOC124202052 gene encoding uncharacterized oxidoreductase YjmC-like isoform X1 has translation MAHIRHFLLKHQTVPISTIQRNLLDTKRIAGNNVDQFRKVSTSREVRATANHDESTSSPVPVAEVKRYATDCMVSVGVKTEHASALADVLVAADYRGHYSHGLNRLEMYVQDISTKICDGNAIPTIEKEKFSTALVNGQNSLGPVVGNFCMNLAIEKAKKHGVGWVTANNSNHYGIAGWYSIMAANQGLMGLSFTSTSPLVAPSRAKNAALGTNPITLAAPALNGDQFVLDMATCTVAVGKIELQRRKGLPIPEGWAIDKEGKITTNADVAMKGCLMPLGGAEQTSGYKGYGLAALVEIFCGISAGATYGPNIRRWMDTKRKANLGQCFIAVDPECFASGFETRLSDLMSHLRHMEPADPTKPVLVAGDPERAHIALVDSEGGIRYHVNQISASASLAQKLNVKPMKHIA, from the exons ATGGCTCACATCCGTCATTTTCTGCTCAAACATCAAACAGTACCAATTTCGACTATCCAACGTAATTTATTGGATACGAAAC gtaTAGCTGGTAATAATGTGGACCAGTTTCGAAAAGTATCCACAAGCCGGGAGGTTCGTGCGACGGCAAACCATGATGAATCCACCAGCAGCCCTGTTCCTGTTGCAGAAGTTAAGAGATATGCAACAGATTGTATGGTGAGTGTAGGAGTGAAAACAGAACATGCATCTGCCTTAGCTGACGTACTTGTGGCAGCTGATTATAGGGGTCATTACTCTCATGGATTGAATCGTTTGg aaatgTATGTACAAGATATATCGACTAAAATATGTGATGGCAATGCTATCccaacaattgaaaaagaaaaattttcaacagcCCTTGTAAATGGACAAAATAGTCTTGGCCCCGTAGTTGGTAACTTTTGTATGAATTTGGCTATTGAAAAGGCTAAAAAGCATGGAGTCGGATGGGTAACTGCAAACA ATTCTAACCACTACGGAATTGCGGGCTGGTACAGCATTATGGCAGCAAACCAAGGACTCATG GGTCTCTCTTTCACCAGTACTTCTCCCTTAGTTGCGCCATCCCGtgcaaaaaat GCTGCTCTTGGGACCAATCCTATTACTTTGGCAGCACCAGCTCTTAATGGAGATCAATTTGTTCTTGATATGGCAACTTGCACTGTTGCTGTCGGAAAG ATCGAGTTACAGCGGAGAAAAGGTCTTCCAATTCCAGAAGGATGGGCGATAGACAAAGAAGGAAAGATTACAACCAACGCAGATGTTGCGATGAAAGGTTGCTTGATGCCCCTCGGAGGAGCGGAACAAACTTCCGGTTACAAGGGATACGGGTTAGCTGCTTTGGTTGAGATCTTTTGCGGAATCTCTGCAG GAGCTACTTATGGACCTAACATTAGGAGATGGATGGACACTAAGCGCAAAGCTAATTTGGGCCAATGTTTTATTGCTGTCGACCCAGAGTGCTTcgcttccggttttgaaactAGATTGTCCGATCTAATGTCTCACCTTCGACACATGGAACCG GCTGATCCAACTAAGCCCGTCTTGGTGGCTGGCGATCCAGAACGCGCTCACATTGCATTAGTGGATTCCGAAGGAGGGATCCGCTATCATGTTAATCAAATTTCGGCTTCG GCCAGCCTAGCTCAAAAACTCAACGTTAAGCCGATGAAGCATATCGCATAG
- the LOC124202052 gene encoding uncharacterized oxidoreductase YjmC-like isoform X2, giving the protein MAHIRHFLLKHQTVPISTIQRIAGNNVDQFRKVSTSREVRATANHDESTSSPVPVAEVKRYATDCMVSVGVKTEHASALADVLVAADYRGHYSHGLNRLEMYVQDISTKICDGNAIPTIEKEKFSTALVNGQNSLGPVVGNFCMNLAIEKAKKHGVGWVTANNSNHYGIAGWYSIMAANQGLMGLSFTSTSPLVAPSRAKNAALGTNPITLAAPALNGDQFVLDMATCTVAVGKIELQRRKGLPIPEGWAIDKEGKITTNADVAMKGCLMPLGGAEQTSGYKGYGLAALVEIFCGISAGATYGPNIRRWMDTKRKANLGQCFIAVDPECFASGFETRLSDLMSHLRHMEPADPTKPVLVAGDPERAHIALVDSEGGIRYHVNQISASASLAQKLNVKPMKHIA; this is encoded by the exons ATGGCTCACATCCGTCATTTTCTGCTCAAACATCAAACAGTACCAATTTCGACTATCCAAC gtaTAGCTGGTAATAATGTGGACCAGTTTCGAAAAGTATCCACAAGCCGGGAGGTTCGTGCGACGGCAAACCATGATGAATCCACCAGCAGCCCTGTTCCTGTTGCAGAAGTTAAGAGATATGCAACAGATTGTATGGTGAGTGTAGGAGTGAAAACAGAACATGCATCTGCCTTAGCTGACGTACTTGTGGCAGCTGATTATAGGGGTCATTACTCTCATGGATTGAATCGTTTGg aaatgTATGTACAAGATATATCGACTAAAATATGTGATGGCAATGCTATCccaacaattgaaaaagaaaaattttcaacagcCCTTGTAAATGGACAAAATAGTCTTGGCCCCGTAGTTGGTAACTTTTGTATGAATTTGGCTATTGAAAAGGCTAAAAAGCATGGAGTCGGATGGGTAACTGCAAACA ATTCTAACCACTACGGAATTGCGGGCTGGTACAGCATTATGGCAGCAAACCAAGGACTCATG GGTCTCTCTTTCACCAGTACTTCTCCCTTAGTTGCGCCATCCCGtgcaaaaaat GCTGCTCTTGGGACCAATCCTATTACTTTGGCAGCACCAGCTCTTAATGGAGATCAATTTGTTCTTGATATGGCAACTTGCACTGTTGCTGTCGGAAAG ATCGAGTTACAGCGGAGAAAAGGTCTTCCAATTCCAGAAGGATGGGCGATAGACAAAGAAGGAAAGATTACAACCAACGCAGATGTTGCGATGAAAGGTTGCTTGATGCCCCTCGGAGGAGCGGAACAAACTTCCGGTTACAAGGGATACGGGTTAGCTGCTTTGGTTGAGATCTTTTGCGGAATCTCTGCAG GAGCTACTTATGGACCTAACATTAGGAGATGGATGGACACTAAGCGCAAAGCTAATTTGGGCCAATGTTTTATTGCTGTCGACCCAGAGTGCTTcgcttccggttttgaaactAGATTGTCCGATCTAATGTCTCACCTTCGACACATGGAACCG GCTGATCCAACTAAGCCCGTCTTGGTGGCTGGCGATCCAGAACGCGCTCACATTGCATTAGTGGATTCCGAAGGAGGGATCCGCTATCATGTTAATCAAATTTCGGCTTCG GCCAGCCTAGCTCAAAAACTCAACGTTAAGCCGATGAAGCATATCGCATAG